A region of Dermochelys coriacea isolate rDerCor1 chromosome 1, rDerCor1.pri.v4, whole genome shotgun sequence DNA encodes the following proteins:
- the LOC122458165 gene encoding uncharacterized protein LOC122458165 translates to MLPHQGQPSLPPSNPDHLGQPALPPPNPPSPRGCSAGSSFPCCRAGGRAGIAQLLPRDKVQGVKSERNRALALRPPLSEAVTAQPTPGYGRARARPRGQLRKAGSAELPLQGRVPTQQRCATQGGRAREAAAAPHPGAWLAALRLGQALFCDLALQREAERRDHAEGGRELRAVWARGWEGGSAWLPANRTFSAAKKKPRDTVAEPSAGCVAVPGKDGAVSPPRPPLGFLFLPARPAEPGRFPSPLGRPDPTSLPAARRVSAFPSPVLADPLFSARLAFVWRAALWPGKQIGLGGGRQLPSPPFPSSPHGQQGRGQTSRPEPLAGDLAGFETQRDLAGLQLAAAAALGFGQTMSTGFRRR, encoded by the exons ATGCTCCCCCACCAGGGCCAGCCAAGCCTCCCCCCATCAAATCCCGACCACCTGggtcagccagccctgcccccaccaaatcccccctcaccaAGG GGTTGCAGCGCCggctcctcctttccctgctgccgggcgggcgggcgggcggggatCGCCCAGCTGCTTCCCCGCGATAAGGTGCAGGGTGTGAAAAGCGAGAGGAATCGGGCCTTGGCTCTGCGCCCCCCGCTGTCGGAAGCGGTGACCGCGCAGCCCACCCCTGGGTACGGCAGGGCTCGGGCTCGCCCCCGGGGCCAGCTGCGCAAAGCAGGGAGCGCGGAGCTCCCGCTCCAGGGCCGAGTGCCCACGCAGCAGCGCTGTGCCACGCAGGGAGGTCGGGCCCGCGAGGCcgcagctgccccccaccccggggcctGGCTGGCCGCGCTCCGGCTGGGGCAGGCGTTGTTTTGCGACCTGGCTTTGCAGCGAGAGGCTGAGCGCCGGGATCacgcggagggagggagggagctgcggGCTGTGTGGGCGCGGGGCTGGGAGGGCGGCTCCGCCTGGCTGCCTGCTAATCGCACGTTTTCCGCTGCTAAAAAGAAACCGAGAGACACCGTGGCCGAGCCGAGCGCTGGCTGTGTGGCTGTGCCAGGAAAAGATGgcgctgtctcccctccccgccccccgctcggcttcctcttcctccccgccAGGCCAGCTGAGCCGGGCAGGTTTCCGAGCCCCCTTGGTCGGCCGGACCCCACTAGCCTCCCAGCCGCGCGGCGCGTCTCCGCCTTTCCCAGCCCGGTATTGGCGGATCCCCTTTTCTCTGCAAGGCTCGCCTTTGTCTGGCGCGCTGCTCTCTGGCCGGGGAAGCAGATtggactggggggggggcggcagcttccctcccccccatttccttcctctccccacggGCAACAGGGAAGGGGCCAGACCTCGCGGCCGGAACCTTTGGCGGGGGATCTGGCTGGGTTTGAGACACAACGTGACCTCGCTGGGCtccagctggctgctgctgctgccctgggctTT